The proteins below are encoded in one region of Aequorivita iocasae:
- a CDS encoding tetratricopeptide repeat protein produces the protein MNLNDFFNELKRRNVFKGTVSYLVFSWVLLQVIAILTPIINAPVWFGKMILIILIVLLPVWVCISWFFEITADGIKKTKNVPKEKSIAQKTGQKLNTFIIAFLALAIILLFVDRFRLRSQKNESAIALETNPEKSIAVLAFSDMSPNNQQGYFADGLAEEVLNSLVNIHELQVTSRTSAFSFKNKAMDLPEIAKALNVAYILEGSVRSQDSIIRVSVNLVETKGDTNIWSQSWEKEFKNIFKIQNEIAEAVAENLQLRILDKIIPKVKEPNTDAYTLFLEGRHIFHNNFDNSSLLKAEQLLKKSLAIDSTYAPALITLGNIYHTKNNFGIINYEEAKKLTYQVAEQAIRADSIYAETYAFLSLLSLEYENDIEKAGRLAEKALRLEPNNETALHRASEVALLRGKTEEAIAIHKKVITLDPINAGNYYSLANTYYMAKNFKEAEIAIKKSIGLDPNQDVAYSLYALILINQKRYNEALDVIKKEPLEGFRLHVEAIAYHCLGNKEKSNIALNKLINEYEKAWSFQIAGTFAVLQDKEKMYYWLEKARTYNDLGLIELPNEPMFEAYRNETRFKEFMKKLNYKY, from the coding sequence ATGAACCTTAATGATTTTTTTAACGAGCTGAAAAGAAGGAATGTTTTTAAAGGCACGGTTTCATATTTGGTTTTTTCTTGGGTTCTGCTACAGGTTATAGCCATACTCACTCCTATCATTAATGCCCCCGTTTGGTTCGGAAAAATGATTTTAATCATTTTAATCGTCTTGCTGCCAGTGTGGGTCTGTATTTCCTGGTTTTTTGAAATTACGGCCGACGGTATCAAAAAAACGAAGAATGTTCCCAAAGAAAAATCAATTGCTCAAAAAACAGGTCAAAAACTCAATACCTTCATCATTGCTTTTTTAGCATTGGCAATAATTTTATTGTTTGTGGATAGGTTTCGGCTGCGATCACAAAAAAATGAATCTGCCATAGCCCTGGAAACGAATCCTGAAAAATCCATAGCTGTTTTGGCTTTTTCAGACATGTCGCCTAACAATCAGCAAGGTTATTTTGCCGATGGGTTGGCAGAAGAAGTGCTAAATTCCCTTGTTAACATACACGAACTGCAAGTTACTTCGCGCACCTCTGCCTTTTCATTCAAAAACAAAGCAATGGATCTGCCAGAAATAGCAAAAGCATTAAATGTAGCTTACATTCTGGAAGGCAGCGTACGCTCACAGGACAGTATTATAAGGGTAAGCGTAAACCTTGTTGAAACCAAAGGCGATACTAATATTTGGTCACAGAGTTGGGAGAAAGAGTTCAAAAATATTTTTAAGATCCAAAACGAAATTGCCGAGGCAGTGGCTGAAAATCTTCAATTGCGGATTTTGGATAAAATAATTCCGAAAGTAAAAGAACCCAATACCGATGCCTATACCTTATTTTTGGAAGGTCGCCATATATTTCACAATAACTTTGACAATTCATCCTTGCTAAAAGCTGAGCAATTATTGAAAAAATCTTTGGCCATAGATTCCACATATGCTCCAGCCTTGATAACGCTGGGCAATATTTACCACACAAAAAATAATTTCGGAATTATTAATTATGAAGAAGCTAAAAAGCTAACCTATCAAGTTGCAGAACAAGCAATAAGAGCAGACAGCATCTATGCGGAAACTTACGCGTTCCTGTCCTTATTGTCTTTGGAATACGAAAATGATATTGAAAAAGCCGGAAGACTTGCTGAAAAAGCATTGCGTTTAGAACCCAATAATGAGACCGCCCTCCACAGGGCTTCAGAAGTAGCGCTGTTACGCGGTAAAACAGAAGAGGCTATTGCAATCCATAAAAAAGTAATTACGCTGGATCCCATAAATGCTGGCAATTATTACAGTTTAGCCAACACCTATTATATGGCGAAAAACTTCAAGGAGGCCGAAATAGCTATAAAGAAATCCATTGGCTTAGACCCTAATCAAGATGTTGCGTACTCATTATATGCGCTGATACTAATAAACCAGAAACGATATAATGAAGCCTTAGATGTCATAAAAAAAGAACCTCTGGAAGGATTTAGGCTTCACGTAGAAGCTATAGCCTACCATTGTTTGGGCAATAAGGAAAAATCCAATATCGCACTGAATAAATTGATCAATGAATATGAAAAAGCTTGGAGTTTTCAAATTGCGGGAACCTTTGCAGTGCTCCAAGACAAAGAAAAAATGTATTATTGGCTAGAAAAAGCACGGACATACAATGATCTTGGACTCATTGAACTACCGAACGAACCTATGTTTGAAGCCTATAGGAACGAGACCCGATTTAAGGAATTTATGAAAAAACTGAACTATAAATATTAG
- a CDS encoding TPR end-of-group domain-containing protein: MKKGKSFWNELKRRNVIKGAISYVVVSWLLIRIAALLKDILEMPLWISKSLFYLLLIGFPIYLLLTWIFEFTPTGLKRTSKVAESASIRKKTGKRLNKVIIGILALILVVLVIDRFIITDKKSNNTFVDLPIAMNSKTIAVLPFEDFSEKKDNEYFADGLTEELLNLLSQIKNLKVTSRTSTFSFKNSELQIPEIAEKLNVTYILEGSVRKSGNLLRITAQLIEAKKDKHLWSETYDRNLDNIFAIQDEVSEAVVKALELNLLDSKPLPKSKKTNPEAYRLYLQAVHAYNFSSDEQKLIESVSFAKKALEIDNKYVPAWLLLSRVYETQANNGTLGFKQGYTLAKEAANKVLEIDPENALAYAYLADIELSYEWNFTKAKQLNAIALKLDGSNPQIINLTSTLALAMGNVESAVRLQEYSASLDPINPDSYYQLMNAYYCADQLDKAVEASKKCIALQPNRYAVHYYYARILLQQNNVKAAMEAIKREEDEGWSLQIYADIYYKMGDMKKSEAYMRELIAKYSSDMAYQIAESYSFRDDTENAFKWLNKAYEVHDVGLNEVLSEPRFRNLHNDKRWQKFIDKMGFPITDNGAS; this comes from the coding sequence TTGAAGAAGGGGAAAAGTTTCTGGAATGAGCTAAAACGGCGCAATGTAATAAAGGGGGCCATTTCCTATGTAGTGGTGTCATGGCTCCTTATTCGCATTGCAGCACTGCTGAAGGACATTCTAGAAATGCCTCTTTGGATTTCCAAAAGTCTCTTCTACCTGCTTTTAATCGGTTTTCCAATATATTTATTGCTTACTTGGATTTTTGAATTCACACCCACGGGGTTAAAACGAACCAGTAAAGTTGCTGAATCTGCTTCCATTCGGAAAAAAACTGGAAAAAGGCTCAATAAAGTTATAATTGGAATATTAGCGCTTATTCTTGTTGTTTTAGTGATTGACAGGTTTATTATAACCGACAAAAAAAGCAACAATACTTTCGTTGACCTTCCCATAGCAATGAACTCCAAAACCATTGCGGTACTTCCATTTGAGGATTTTTCAGAAAAAAAAGACAATGAATATTTTGCCGATGGGCTTACGGAAGAACTTCTGAATTTATTATCGCAGATTAAAAATCTGAAAGTTACTTCCCGCACCTCAACCTTTTCTTTTAAAAATTCAGAATTACAGATTCCTGAAATTGCAGAAAAACTAAACGTTACGTATATTTTGGAAGGCAGCGTGCGCAAATCTGGAAACCTACTTCGTATTACCGCCCAACTTATTGAAGCAAAAAAAGACAAGCACTTATGGTCTGAAACCTATGATAGAAATCTGGACAACATATTTGCTATCCAGGACGAGGTTTCCGAAGCCGTTGTAAAAGCACTGGAACTAAATTTGTTAGATTCAAAACCGCTTCCGAAATCCAAAAAAACCAATCCTGAAGCTTATAGACTTTATCTGCAGGCAGTGCACGCCTATAATTTTTCCAGTGACGAACAAAAATTAATTGAATCCGTTTCTTTTGCCAAAAAAGCACTGGAAATAGATAATAAGTATGTGCCGGCCTGGCTGCTACTTTCAAGAGTGTACGAAACCCAGGCCAACAATGGAACATTAGGGTTTAAGCAAGGATATACTTTGGCCAAGGAAGCAGCAAATAAAGTGTTGGAGATAGACCCCGAAAATGCTTTGGCCTATGCATATTTGGCAGATATTGAGTTAAGTTATGAGTGGAATTTTACAAAAGCCAAACAATTAAATGCAATAGCCCTAAAACTGGACGGGTCTAATCCTCAAATAATAAACCTTACATCTACCCTTGCATTGGCTATGGGCAATGTGGAAAGTGCCGTTAGGCTTCAGGAATATTCAGCAAGTCTGGACCCGATTAATCCAGATTCGTATTATCAACTAATGAATGCATACTATTGTGCGGACCAGTTGGACAAAGCCGTGGAAGCTTCAAAAAAATGTATAGCATTACAGCCCAACCGCTATGCCGTCCATTATTACTACGCACGCATATTATTGCAACAAAACAATGTAAAAGCCGCCATGGAAGCTATTAAAAGAGAAGAGGATGAAGGCTGGAGTCTGCAAATTTATGCTGATATATATTACAAAATGGGCGATATGAAAAAATCTGAAGCCTATATGCGAGAACTTATTGCAAAATATTCAAGTGATATGGCCTATCAAATTGCCGAAAGTTATTCCTTTAGAGATGATACCGAAAATGCTTTTAAATGGCTGAATAAGGCATATGAAGTACACGATGTGGGATTGAACGAGGTGTTGTCTGAACCCCGCTTTAGAAATCTGCACAACGATAAAAGATGGCAAAAATTCATTGACAAAATGGGCTTCCCTATAACTGATAACGGCGCATCATGA
- a CDS encoding aspartyl/asparaginyl beta-hydroxylase domain-containing protein: MKTALLKLPFHFSEEKLLKDLEVCKKYEFTSHFNKNDYWGDWTSISLRSQTGEMNNIFALPQNNKKYKDTELLQKCTYFKEIIDSFECEKESIRLLNLKPGSVIKEHTDYNLGYEDGIFRIHIPITTNENVHFFINYEEVKMLPSECWYGNFNFTHSVRNDGKIDRIHLVMDCLRNDWSDILFAENGYNFEAEYQQSEYSRETKLQMIEQLKLMDTEISREMIQQLQKEL, from the coding sequence ATGAAAACTGCTTTATTGAAATTGCCTTTTCACTTTTCGGAAGAAAAACTACTTAAGGATTTGGAGGTATGTAAAAAGTATGAATTCACTTCACACTTCAACAAAAATGATTATTGGGGCGATTGGACTTCCATCTCCCTACGCTCCCAAACTGGTGAAATGAACAATATTTTTGCGCTTCCGCAGAACAATAAAAAATATAAAGACACGGAGCTGCTTCAAAAATGCACCTATTTTAAAGAAATCATTGATTCTTTTGAATGCGAAAAGGAGTCCATCCGGCTTCTGAATTTAAAACCGGGCAGCGTAATAAAAGAGCACACAGATTATAATCTGGGTTACGAAGATGGGATTTTCAGAATCCACATTCCAATTACTACTAATGAAAATGTTCATTTTTTTATCAATTATGAAGAAGTAAAAATGCTTCCCAGTGAGTGCTGGTATGGAAATTTCAATTTTACGCACAGTGTTCGCAACGATGGAAAAATTGACAGAATCCACTTGGTGATGGACTGTTTGCGCAATGATTGGTCTGATATATTATTTGCTGAAAACGGTTACAATTTTGAGGCTGAATACCAGCAATCAGAATATTCCCGAGAAACCAAACTGCAAATGATTGAACAATTGAAATTGATGGATACCGAAATCTCCAGAGAAATGATACAGCAATTACAAAAAGAACTTTAA
- a CDS encoding dipeptidase → MKSAKTYIEKNKKRFLDELIELLKIPSISADSAYKKDVLKTAEAVKKQLEKAGCDFVEICETPGYPIVYGEKIIDKKLPTILVYGHYDVQPPDPLDLWDSPPFEPVIKKTKLHPEGAIFARGSCDDKGQMYMHVKALEYMTKTDQLPCNVKFMIEGEEEVGSSSLEWFVTKNRKKLANDVILISDTGMIAKDVPSITTGLRGLSYVEVEVTGPNRDLHSGLYGGAVANPINVLTKMIASLHDKNNHITIPGFYDDVEKLSKKEREKMAEAPFSLENYKKALDIDAVYGEKGYSTNERNSIRPTLDVNGIWGGYIGEGAKTVIASKAFAKISMRLVPNQDWKKITELFKKHFESIAPEGVRVKVKPHHGGQAYVTPIDSLGYKAAEKAYEETFGKTPIPQRSGGSIPIVALFEKELKSKTILMGFGLDSDAIHSPNEHFGIWNYLKGIETIPQFYHYFTELSK, encoded by the coding sequence ATGAAAAGTGCTAAAACTTATATTGAAAAAAACAAAAAACGGTTTTTGGATGAATTGATCGAACTGTTGAAAATACCTTCCATCAGCGCCGATTCAGCTTACAAAAAAGACGTACTAAAAACTGCGGAAGCCGTAAAAAAACAACTCGAAAAAGCAGGCTGCGATTTCGTAGAAATCTGCGAAACCCCCGGTTACCCCATTGTTTACGGCGAAAAGATAATTGATAAAAAACTCCCGACCATTTTGGTTTACGGCCATTACGACGTGCAACCGCCAGATCCACTGGATTTGTGGGACAGTCCACCGTTTGAGCCGGTCATAAAAAAAACAAAATTGCACCCCGAAGGCGCCATTTTCGCCCGCGGAAGTTGTGACGATAAAGGCCAAATGTATATGCACGTAAAGGCTTTGGAATATATGACCAAAACCGACCAACTCCCCTGCAACGTGAAATTTATGATTGAAGGCGAAGAAGAAGTGGGCAGTAGTAGTCTTGAATGGTTTGTAACCAAAAACCGGAAAAAGCTTGCCAATGATGTAATTTTGATAAGCGACACAGGAATGATCGCGAAAGATGTGCCGTCAATTACCACGGGGCTTCGCGGCTTGAGTTATGTGGAAGTGGAAGTTACCGGCCCAAACCGAGACCTGCACAGCGGGTTGTATGGCGGTGCGGTGGCAAACCCCATAAATGTGCTGACAAAAATGATTGCTTCGCTTCACGATAAAAACAACCACATTACCATTCCCGGATTTTATGATGATGTGGAAAAACTTTCCAAAAAAGAACGCGAGAAAATGGCGGAAGCGCCCTTCAGCCTTGAAAATTATAAGAAAGCATTGGACATTGACGCCGTTTATGGCGAAAAGGGATATTCCACCAACGAGCGAAATAGCATTCGCCCCACATTGGACGTGAACGGAATTTGGGGCGGTTACATAGGCGAAGGTGCAAAAACGGTAATTGCGAGCAAAGCATTTGCGAAAATAAGTATGCGTTTGGTGCCTAACCAAGACTGGAAAAAGATTACCGAGCTTTTCAAAAAGCATTTTGAAAGTATTGCTCCGGAAGGCGTTCGCGTAAAAGTGAAGCCGCATCACGGCGGTCAAGCTTATGTTACACCAATTGACAGTTTGGGCTATAAAGCTGCTGAAAAAGCGTATGAGGAAACTTTTGGAAAAACACCAATTCCACAGCGAAGCGGCGGAAGCATCCCGATTGTAGCTTTGTTTGAAAAAGAACTGAAAAGCAAAACTATTTTGATGGGTTTTGGGCTGGACAGTGACGCCATACACTCGCCCAACGAGCATTTTGGTATTTGGAATTATTTAAAGGGCATTGAAACCATACCGCAATTCTACCATTATTTTACTGAGTTGAGTAAGTAA